CCCGACCCAAAGCAGCTCAATGATTGTCCGAGTGAGCACAGAGATTAATGTGAAAAGGTCAGCTACGTGAGGTGACACGTTTTGACCACAGCTGATGGACGTGTTCTCTCGGGTGGATTTGTGAACCTCAGGATGGAGTGGATCTCACTGTGGCACACCCAGTCCACCCCTTCTCACTGACCTGGTTGTCGATCTTCAGCTCCTTCAACGTGGTGTTCTGTGCCAAAGCCTTGACAATGGCCATCATGCCCTCGCCGGTGATGAAGTTGGACTCAATGTTAAGACTCTCCAGAGTCTTGTTGGACTCCAGCATCTCAGCAATGGCCTGCGGAGACCAGAGGTGTGCAAGAGGAGCCGGCGGTTACAGCTGGCAGTAGCACCATCTTATCAGTCATTGAAAGGACAGGAATCCCACTCACCATGGCGACAGGGTCATTGCTACGGGTGGCAGCGATGCTCAGTGACTTCACCTTCGTGTTGGACTTCATGGCGTGAAAGATCTCCTTCAGCGTTGGGATGGGAATGTCCTGCAGGGACAATTGGATAGACAGCATGCATTGAGTAGGATGCCAGCCAGCAAAGAGAGGGTGTCTTAAGGGcccagaaaaaataattaattttgtgattttattaGATATTTGACACTGCGATCTTCACCAGCAGGCCAGACCAGCCAGAAGACAGAGCAAAGTTGAGATTACGTGTAAATGGAGAGAGGTTGGATGTAGACCGTCTTTCAGACTAAGCCATTGTTCTCCGGTGAGTACAGAACCAGTAAATCTTATTGACAGCAGAAGACAAGCTGTGAAGTGAGAATCTCACATCACATCAATACAAAGTCATTACAAGAAGAGAGGAACGTTTGTTTCTAGCCTCAGCTGACTACTAAATTTATGTCTCACGTCTCTCTCTCTACCTTGATGTTGTTGAGGTTGACATCAGTCAAGCCGCTTTCGTTTTTCTGGATCTTGCGAAGGGTCTCCTCGACATTAGTAGGGTTGGGAGGCTCGTCCGGATAGGTTTTGTATTTATCAGGTTGCACCACACCTGCGGCAGACCAGCGTAACCGGTTTGTGGTCtgcatcttctcacaccacctcAAAGACTGAGTGAGGGACTGAGTGACTGCCAACACATTATACTTACTGTTGATGCCTTCTGTGTTAGCGATTTTGCCAAAGACGTCAAGAGCATCATAGTATTGCTTGTTGCTCATCAGTGTGTACATTCCCAAGATGGCTGCAGGCACAAGAACAgcaagacatttattttaactcACATCCTAGaacaaacaccaaaaaaaaaaaaaaaaaaaaaaaacttaagttaCTTCTTAAGGGCTACTTACCAACTTATCACAATACTCaggtgaatttaaaaaaatagctaAATATTGAGCAAAACTATTTTGACCAACTTCCAATTTCCTAACCCGGTgaccaaagtaaaaaaaaaaaatttagtttaaaatgttattttgaaaaaagattGTAACAGGAAGatctttttaaaacagtgtCAGAAGAAACTCATAGAAATTTAGATGACTTGTTTCAAGCATCCTGAGCtatactaaataaaaaaaaaaaaaataaggaaacagATTTTTCACACAGCAGTTGCAGACCTGtaccagcagagggcagcaaTTCCCATTTTGTTCAAATAAACTGACAGTTCATTACGTTGCTACACAGTATAACCCCCACTACCTCCAGTGAACTTtcaaagagagagacagaaaaaaaaacagagggcAAAAGAAAGAAGGAGCGATCCCGGTTCTACAGATACTGGCCCAAAAGAACAACTGATTTTACAGCAAAAAGCATTAATCCAGCCTGTCTCTCAACCTGGCAGCTCTGTTCACCCAGCCCCAGCCAAGTGGTCCAAACAAAAGAATCACACAGGTCAGTGGAGCCCAAATCCTCCACTGGACCCCTTCCAGAATCGCtactgtgtgtttcagtgaggaGCAGAGTGAAGCCGAGCTGCCCTAACCGTTGCACGTGGGAAGACCGAAAACCCCTCGGTGCAGAGGGGTTCGCCCCCATCGCTGTGCGATAGTTGTATAACTAGACATGATCATTGCCCTTCAGCTCACTGAGGACTGGCAGACCCACAAAGCTACTTTGGATGACGACAGAAGAGCATGACATCCCTTCGCTGGCAGCAGTCCTGGCTTTGGAGTGGGGTTTTATCTAGGGGTGCCTCTCCTTTCCTTGTTGTAGAGCAGCGAACATGCACTTGAGGTCATTTTGTGGGAGGTGAGAAGGTAAGGTATTCCTTTGTATGCTCAGATCTAAAGGACATGAGTTGCATCTAGCTCCAAAGCAGGAGGAAAGGTGATAATGGTGATATTTTACTAAACCATAATAATACTAGCACAAAATTCAGAGTATTTCGGAAAATGTGAGATAAGACAACATATACAGTTGTACTAATAAAAATATCACAGTGGCACACAGGTCATTGGGTCTTATTGTAAAGAACCACAGCATATGGCAACAATCTATGGAATGAGAAGACCATCTGCTTGATCCTCCGCTGGGGAAGCGGTGGTATTATAGACGCGTGCTGTAAAAATCCAGCGTCTCTCACGCCTCAGAGTAGGACTGTGGATCGACTGGGGCAAGTATCTGATACTGGCTGGACATTCTCAGCCGTGAGGTGTACAGGGTCACACGTAGCACCTCAATTACGATGACACGTGCACACAAGATCATATGGGGGAAGAATGGAGGGTGTGGCCAACAGGTTGATGGGGAGTGGCGAGTAGAGAGTAGCACATGtccaacacagccacacccacaggAGGGCCAAGTCAAAACCCCGGTACATCCATGGCACACAGGTTCCCAGGagttcttcagatgcctgagcaTGGTTTCTTGTACTCTACTCGACAGGGAAGGGAGGCTTGCAACACGTAATGCGCTCTACACCGTACCTGCAATGTCGCACATCTCTGCATCCGAGGCATTCTTCAgcgcttcctccagctcaggcTCGAGTGTGATCTGCTCCTCGATGGGGATTTGCCCCGTGCCGGGTTTGGGGACAAAGACCTTTCCTGGAAAAGTGACACAGAAGAAGTAGATGCTAGCGACCAAAATTCAGACCCATAAAGTGCACTTAATCTTAAGCACATGAACACAGTTTGATACCAGTGCAATCATATGAAGTCCGTGTGTCTGGTATGATTACAGGAGATGGATTCATCTGCTGAAAAAATCTGTTATATGGTGTCCTAAGCATGATAACATGTTGAAATCTATTGAGCTTAAATCCTGAAAACAACAATCAGTCATTAGATCTCATTGTTCATTATCTCTTGAGCTTCTCTCTGCTGCACCACTCTTCTGGCATCTCTGGTACCGTCTTCCACACCAAACTCCAGCCATCCAATCACCCTGGGGTGGGTCATGGAGAGCGAGGACCTACCCTGGGAAACGCTGCAATCACTCAACCATGCAAGATTTCAGAAGCCCTTGTGAAAGTACCAAAAGGAAAAAGCGGCGGGTCAGCAGCACTGCCCCACCATGTTACCATAGTAATGCAATACCAACACACATCACCACAGCAACCTCACCCAACACACTGGAAGACAAGAGAGAAAGAAATCCAAGTACAGTCCACCCCTTCTATTTCTTAGTAAATAGCAAAAGAAATTACTTCTATACATTGAAAACGTTCCAAGTGGACCATTAGTGGCTTTGAAGCCTGACATCTATAGACCAAATGTTTAACAGTTTGAAGGCTTTTACTCTAAGACCCCAGACGGAACTCATACCCCCCTAGAACCCACCCTTCTTCTCCCCAGTAAAGGGCACCAGGTCCTCCCGGTCGACATGCTCCAAGGCCTGCTTTTCCAGGTGCTCCATGAGTGCATCTCGGTCAAACGGCCCTGTGGGGCTCTTCTTCGTCTGATCACGCTGACGCATCCCGGCCGGCAGGATGGCATTCTGGGATGTAGTAGGGGCGAGATGGAGGCAGAACAGCAGTAAGGCACAGCACCACTTACTTCACAGTGATCTGACAAATGATCACATCTAAGCATCgtgagaaaatattttcttttagaaAATTTACATGCAAACTAGAGAACTGGTCTATTTCAGTTTAGATTGTTTCACTTCGGTCTAAAACGTGCACCAGCAACTTTGAAAATTGTCTTCCGGCAGCAAATGGGAGAGTGGTAAGATATGCACCTGGAAAGTCCCATCCAAAGCTAAAGTCCCATCCAACATTTACCCTATCAGTACATTTTCTTAATGGGAGCAGGCAATGGAGATCACTTtccagcaaagaaaacaacaaaactcAGGCGCAATGTCTTGCAACTTAGACAAGCGCCAGCAGTGGACACATGAAATGTAGGCAATATGAGGTCTCCGTGAGGTATCTCCCGAAGTAGTAGTCTGTTGTTTAAAAACTCTGAGGACCTTTATTCCTTACCTCAGGGTCCATCTCCTGCAGCTCATCCTCCAGTTGGTCGAGCTCTTCAGCAGAAAGTCCTCTGAGGATGGCATCCTCATCGATGTCCCTCGGGTCCTGCTTCTTGGACATCCCGGCAGGCTGGCTGTGCTCTTACAGCATACAAACACacctggagaaggtgggtgtgggggtggcCATAGCAAGTCACTATACCACAAAGCCACAGAACAAACACCTGTCCAGCCAGTCCCCTAATCTCACAAGGCAGTAGATGGCATACTTTTCATCACAAGGTTACAAGGACAAATCCTAAAGTAGAGCTTTGGTACATTCACACAAGGAGTGacactgaaatataaaatacGGACTAAATCCAGAGAGTTTTCAACATGTTCAGTTTTGGTCTCAACACGTTAAAATACGCGTGAGGTTTAGAGCCAATGTTTTATAAGACAAACTACAGTTTCTTTCACTTAAGTACTGTAAGTGGAGAGTGAGAGAAGGTTTTTAAACTCAAAATCCTAAAGGCCATAATTAAGATCCACCATTATGGAAACTTCAAGCTCTGGTAACTAGGACAGGAGGTCATGTGTAGAAATGACATAACATTCAGCTTCACCCACATTGGAGAAGTTACTTCTTCATGCACAGGGTGACAAATGTCCAGGATAAGCCTCTTGGATTTGACAGTGATGGTAAACCAGAAATAAAAGATATAcgtgctgtgtgtgcgtgtacgcatgcatgcatatatctactatatatatatatatatatatatataatatgcatgcgcacacacacacacgatactgatataaattcatttatgtgtaaataaatatcaataagCAAGAACTGCCTGCTGCTGTtatgattaaaaataatgtaggTAATGCATGCAATCATATTCACAAGTTATTACCAAATCATGATTATGTGTATTTCTCTGTTGTTACACATGACAGCGGAGCTCATTTCTTTTGTTAGCCACAGaacgtgtccccccccccccccccaagcacgACATCTACTCTTTTCCCATTTTGGCCGAGCACTTGCATTTCCCagcaaagtacaaaaaaaaaaatcctcatatgtgtgtttttagaaaaagtggagagacggagagagtTAAGAGAGGTTCCCGCTATTCTTAGCACCAGTGCAGtaaatgggggagggggggagttTACAGTTACATGAAAGAAGAGAGGGGACAAGCCAGCAGTGGCACTCCCTAATTTATCGGCCCTCACACAGACGACGGGCGCACCCAAGCTGGGGGTGGGAACCGCGTTCGTTGATACAGGCACTGAGAGCGTCACTGAGCCCCGGGACCGAGTTTCACAGCGACTGGACTGACGCATGTCGTCTCTGCGGTTGGTAACCCCTCCGTCCCACCCAGTTACTTCCACTTAGTCTATAAACTAAATGTGATTAGAATCCCGCAAAATAATCAGTGAGGAGTCTGAGCTCTGCTGAAAAGGCGAGTTCGGTCATTCTAACCTCCCCCCGGCCAAATTCTTATCTTTTCAGACATGCACACAACCCATTCAAGTTATTATGTAAGCAGAACGAAGTGGAAAGCTTTACTCCTTGGTTGTGGACTTCACAAATCAActgaaggaaaatgtaaaaaaaaaaaaaaaaaaaaaaaaaaaaaaaaaaaagtgacctgGGGCGGGGGAATCAAATTTTTCGTCGCATTTCTGAGGTGTCCCATATGAAAGCTTGGTACGTTCTACAGGGTTCAACACCCCCCGTCACATGGTGGGTGGGGTTCCGGCCCGGACATTCGCGGCGGCTGCAGACCTGAACAGTTCGGATCAGAGCAGCATCGCAAATGCCCAATGTGTAAATCCTGCCGGTCCACTGGGATGGGGAGGGTGGAGAGCGGTCAACTGGCAAGAAAGACCAAACCCTCCTGCAATCAAAACGATGGAGCTCCTAGTTCTGTGGAGGGATCAGATCAACTCGGTGACAGCGATCAGATTAAGGGCTTTGCGCTGCTGCTTCCATGGCCAATAAATAAGAAGCGAGAAATCAACTGGGAGCTGTATCACAACAGGAGGTGTTTCACAGTTTGACTCCACATTGGGTCTAATCTGCCACGGGAGCCGTCCAACACCGGTCACACTGGGAAGGAGAGCCGTAATGAGGTCATTAAGCATCTGTAGAACTGCTGTTCTTATTTCTGTTGtcatctttctccaaagtatcttCACACTGTTAAGGTTTGTAAATGCAGCTGCAATGGTTTACGCTGGAGAGCAAGGTATTCGAactattaattcagggtaaagagTAGAAGGTGAGACAACCCAACTGCAAGGCGATGCCTTTGAGTCCTACAACACCTGGTGCCCACTGGCCAATACTAGTGGCCTTATGTGCCAAATAAAGAGATTCAGGCAAACAGAAGTATAAAGGCACTCTGGACTTTGCTCGACTCCCAAAGTCTGCACGATGGCcacaaataaacatgtttgCTGTCATCAACTTGTTGTCATTAGCTGTGATTTGTTGTGACATTTCCCAATAACGAGCAAATCGCTGGCTGCTTCATGCACACCTGTTCCCAGAATCCCCCAGGGCAGACACGGAATGCCCACACGGGATGCCACGGGGGGGGCGTCGCAAAGAAATCAGACAGAGTCAGTCACCTGTCAAAGCCACTCGGCTACAGGAAGCTATTTCCAGGCATTCCGGCGACGGCGTCCTTTTCAATGAGCGTCGAGAGAGACCCGCTCCGCTCCCCGCACCGGCCGCACGGCGTATAAATATCTCCCGGGGGGGGGATCTGGCACACGAGACCCCCGGCTCCACCTCCACCATCCACAGAGGGTGAAACCAGAGGCAGACAGAGCCAGCATTCGCGACCGCGCATAGCTTCACCCGTTTCGGGTATCGGAAACCTGCCCTCGCTGCCGTCAGCAGCGGCTCCCGAGAAGGGCCACATCAGGACCCCTGAACCCCCCCGGGGGCATCACCCCGTGCCAAACTGCACCACAGAGCAAGCTGGGGCTGCACATCCAGGAAAACCGCCTCAACTTCATACATTTCACTACATTtcatacatgtctttggacagtgggaggaaaccagagcacctggaagaaacccacgccaacatggggtgaacatgcagaattcacacacacactgaggcgGGAGTAATTTTCAGGGGTACTGTGAAATCTGGGACCGCCGCTCAGTGCAGCGTATGTTCACCATCCTGCTTTTGAAGTGGGTTTGTAGGTCAGGTGCACCGACTTCCTCGCGTCCTGCCGTCGCAGGGTCCAGGGCCAAGGCTCTTCTCTCCCTGTGGAAGTTCCGAGAGCCACGCTGGCAGAAGTGAAAGCATCGCCGGCCACAGCAGTAGCTTTCGATGCACAGCAAAGGGCGGcgaaaacaaaaagcagcccAAAACGTGTCCGAATTGTCCGGGCTGCGAGTCCAGAACGTGCCGTGTTCCGAGCCGTGGAGGAGAATCGGCTCATTGCGCCGCAGGAGAGACCCACCCAGAGGGTGGGCACTTTGTTCCTGCAGTTAAGTACAGCGTATTTACACCTTTCACAGTGGTATGGCCAATGATATCATGTTGACTAAGGACAAAGACTTGACACCCGAAGGTTGGCGGCTCACATCTCCAAGGAGCTGCTGCACCCTCCACAAGGCACCTGAGCTGAAGTACTGTAAGAACTTCAGCTATAAAACTACATAAAACTGCAAATTAACTTTCttaaaagtgtgttttaagTGATGCAAAACAGGCACAAATGTTTAGCAAacatgcacacgcgcacacacacacacttgcactgGACACTCCCAAAGTAACATTGGGCTTCGGCAAGCTATAATATTTCACAGCGCTTGCAGTCTGCTTATTCCAAATCTTACAACCCCAGTGCCAAATTCCAGATGAACTGTGCTGTAATTTTGAGTCATCAGAAGGGTGCTGGTTCCAACACCATGATTTTGAATGTGAGTCCAGCTCATGCGAAGGACCGAAGCCCTACAGAAGCTCACGCTGTACGAAGCGCGAATGCGCGTtgaacagaaacacagggaATCGACCCGGAACACATTCTTTGGTGCCTCAGAGTgtgtgaaaagcacagcagGTAAGTGCACGGAGAGGCGCACCTGAGCAATCGAACCCACGCGCACGTAGAACAAGGAACGGCCTGCTCGCTAAACGCAACCGACACCGGACACCCCAGGAGCGAGGGCCACCCAACACATGCTCCGCCGATATGGCAGTATCCGATGTCAGTCGTGTCAAAGAGCCGTCATCCGTAAATCATCGCACAGATGTTCAGGACGCCCTGCAGCCGCGAGCCTCGTGGTTCAGGGCTGACGATCGGAGTCGCACGTCGGCCGGGATAAGAACACAGCGCTGGGGAGTCAAGAGCCAGCGAGAGGGTTGGAACCCCTACAACGGGTGTCACCGAGTCGTCCTGGCAAAGCAGAACCGCTCCATCGAGTTCCACGAAAGTCGAAACGCGCGTCTGCAGCGGCGCACCTGAGCAGGTGGGATCCAACGAATcgacacacctcctccctcctccccagcaTTTTCACGTGGCCTTGAAGTTGCAATGTCCGAAATTTCACTCATTGCAACAGGAGAGCACGCACATCCTCTGCCCCGTCCCAAACCGTGCCCCGGCCGCAGAGCAACACCCAGCAGGAATGCAGCGCCACGCCCAGGACTGCAGGAGGCTGCTCTCCACCTACCTTCACACGCTACCTTCACACCACGTCTGAGCGGCGGCCCCTTCGGAAGGCAACGGCGGCTGCTGGAGCAGGGACTGTCCGAGGgtgtttttcccccctctccaccaaccccccccccttccctggTTTTCCTTTTCTatgcccccttcccctcccctcgcTCCACTCAACTCGCTTTTGAGGGCTATGCTGAGACAGGAATACTGGAAGCACTTTGTGAGGTCAGCATTTtattaggagagagagagcgagcaagtggggggcggggggggtttGGAGTAAGCGACATAAATGTGCTTATCAGTAACTCTACGGCTGGTGCAGACAACCACCAAGAAGAGGCCAACGGTGCCACCTAGTGCTCACGTCGAGCCAGCGTGACCGAGCTGACACAGGTTGACCCCACAGGCCGGGACTCCAACAGACGCTCACCAACAGGCCTCCTTCGTCGGATGAGAAGACACACCACGCAAATTAATGGAATCACTCCCTCGCAGGTCACTTAAGGACACGATCACAACACCGCCACATTTCTGCCTTTCACCAGACGAAAAAGTACTTACCGCAGTCACTGACCTTGCCTCTATCCTCTAATCGTCCCTGTAGGTGTCTCATGCAAGTCGCTGTGCGGAGAAATATCTGCTGCCCAACAAAGAACCCGGCTGTGAAAGATCCAGCTAGAACCCTTACGACTTCTTGGCGCACCTTCCATTAGCACTCGCTGTGTGAGAAAGAAATACTAAACTTCATTTTCCCAGGCCGCTTTTATTACCATTAAATGCCTTTTTGGACACCATGAGTTGACTATAAAAAAAACTCTATAGAGTAAACAAAACCAGTAttataaaaaaggaaataaatgacaCAGCTGAGCCACTGACatgtttaaataacaaaaagacCTTTTAACAGACAGTGCCATCGGGAGAAGGTCTGGTGGACAGTCAGGATGGACACACTCAGGAGTGTGAAGCGTTCCTCCTTTGTGTGTGAAACCGGATGAGTTCAGTCTTCACATTGCAGAGTTTGTAATTTGAGTCTGTAATTAGTGCCGCATTCAGGTTGTCGCAGCGATTACTCCAGGCCAATCGGAGGTCTGTCCAGATCATACCGACATGCGCTGCTTCACCACCCTGGAAGTGGGATATCAACGGGAAAATGTGCTTCCTGAGTctggaggtcagaggtcgacAGCTGATGTCCTATGAGGCCGACACGTTCTGCTTGATGACGATCTTCTGCCGGGGGCCTCTGGATGCAGGATCCCCCGCTAACCCTCCCGTGCTGCTGGGCAGCCCGTGAGCCGCCACATACTTCTTGTAGGCCTCACGGATGATGCGAAAGGCACGCGTGTTGGCGTACGGGATGTCGGTGACCGGGTCCCGGTACAGGGCCGGCTTGTGAGTAACGGGGCAAACCTCGCGCATGGGGAGCCGAGGTCCTCGAGACCTTGGAAATACCGACTCAAAGGTCTCGTTGTCGCTGAAGGTGACGAAGGTGCGGGAGCACAGGCCTCCTGGGGCCTGCTGGGAGGCTGCAGCACCGCTGTCAGAGCAACCGGAAGGGACCGAAGGCACAACTTGCGGGGTGTCCTGGTCTAacctaaatgaaaaatatagaaaaatgacAGCTGGTCCAATCTCATCCCACAAAGGACTCCACTGTCTCAGCAATGGGCAGCAACACCCATAAGTAGAGCAGTTAGactgcaggtggcatagtggttaaagacacTGCTTTCCAAGGACCGACATTTGACCCCCACTGCCTTCCAAGGACCGACATTTGacccccactcctgctgtaacgtctgaattactccagcaggtataaatgtgtattaaaaaaaaatagtccaCATATTTTACAAGAAAAACCAAAGATTAAGTAAAATTTATGCCTGTCGTACCCTTCCACATCCACGTTCTCCTCCTTGAGGTGGGAGTCGGACACCAGTGGCATCAGGACCGAGTGGTAGCGGATGGTGGGCCCCTCAAAGTGCTGCCGCTTGTGGACCTGCTTCTTCTTGTCTGCCACCAGACGCTCATAGTTCTCTGTTAGTGAAGAAAGGAGTCCTTCACACACTCCCATTTACCCCCCCCCAGGGTAATTCCTTCCTTGTCAGATGTCAGTGTCCAAAGTGAAGCAGTTTCAGCTCCAAGGACTTTCAGCACTCACCCAGCGATCTGAGGTTGAGCTCTGCTGTGATCTTGGCCTCTGCCAGCAGCTCCTCCTGAGTGAGAGGCCGCTCATGGTGGGCTCCCTTCCGCCGCCGGGGGGCCACCTGCCTCTCCTGCAGGCGCAGGTAGGTCATCCTTGTGTGctctgtggtggactggcgcaCAGACTTGCGGTCTGGAACACCGAGGGCAACCAAAGATAGGACGTGCACGTAAGTCTCACGCTTCAGGTAACACAGGGCAAGGAGGGATAAGGAGGAAGGATGGACATACTCTCGCCTATGTCATCAAGTGTCTCCAGGGAGAAACGTTTTGCCACCTTTGCCTTTTCTGCCCTCCTGGGAACCTCCGAAGGCTTCTTGGGCTTTGGTTTGGGCTTCACTATGTTTATAGGCTcctgtgtgtatacacacacacacacacacacacacacagagagagcaggaaGACAGAGACAAAGGTTTGAGACAAAGGCCTATGCTAAGATGAGCTACAGATTTAACAAGTGAATAAATCGCCAAAAATAACATGGTCTGAAAGGAAAACTGAATCATGGTGAACCTCTCAAAGGCAGGTGAGGTGACATCACTCTGGACAACGACTCAAGTTCTCACCCTGTAGGCCTTGGTAACGACGCGCCTCTTTCTCCTTGGCTCGTCGTCGTCCTGATCGCTGTCGGGCTCATCACCCTCATCGATGTCAAAGTCACTGTCCACCTCGTCCTCCGTGTCCGACTGGTCACCCTTGTAGTCATCGTCCCCAGATTCCtaaccaaaacaaaacacattatcTACTGATTTCTCTGacttgtttctccaaagcgactcctgTTGACTTACCctttaatacagctggataaaagacactacagcaggatttgaacccatgttgtTCAAGCTGTAAGCACTATAGCACCTGCTGCTTCATTGCCACCGGAGCCACAGGCACAGACACTTCCAGTATCTCAAGGCATACAACCAGCCTTACACTGTTTCACTGCAcacaaaactgtattttcacaaCTGAACACAAGGATGCATCTCCTAAGTTAAGCAGCAGTTAGGTTTTAAGAGATTTGTAAACGACTACAAAGACAACAGTGTCTGCATTATGGTGAtgtcattattataatttgcaCTATTAATATATTGCTTAGCTTGGGGTGTAACAGTTCTATAGGAGTAGCTGTATCTTATTGCACTATATCCAttttgttggttcaaatcctgcaACTTATATACTTTACAGGTTCAGTATTCAAACTTTAACATTGCAAGCAGTCTTGGAGAACAgcttcagcaaaataaatggataaatactccaggtcctcatgttacaaacatttaaGTTATACAATCGTGaaaatggtttaatttttacagtttactaaaagttttttttaactgcattttcttcacttgcccatttttgaaaatgtgttacaGTTTGAACTCAGTCATTAATTGGTTGTAAAATGCACCCAGTTTGCAgaaacaatgtattttaaagaCAGTTTTAATTCAAGTAACTTTAAATTAACGCAACGAACATtactaaaaatttttaaattcccAGTGTACTTTTATCATAGCTTTATCTGAAATAACTTACAGAACCCATGCTCTAAAATCAAAAGACATCTCAATTACTAagtttttattgactgtgtGGATGAGAAGGAAACCGAAAGCGGCCAGATGATGAAAAACATCACACGTTCACAGGGTGAAATGGTTAACAAAGGACACTGAATAGGAAACTGCACACATGCGGCATAACAGCTGAAGCTGCTCCAGATTTACACtggcatttactcatttagctgatgcttttctcaaaaaaggataaagctacttacagttatttaaccatgtatgcagctgggtaattttaccagagcaattcagggtaagcatttctctaagggtactacagccggaggcaggatttgaacctgcaacctttggatctgaaggcagcagctctaactgctacagtaccagctgttcCCTGATTTACGAACAAACACCAAGTTACAAACAGTCCTGCCTCGGTAGTGTTCGTAAGTGGAGAGGCCAGTACAAAAGGGTAAAACGTAGCGGATCGCCTAGTAGTAGCAGCGCTCTCACTGTTTGTACAGGTCAGGAGTCAATAAACGTAGATAATAATAAGCCgggagggattcgaaccaagaGAGCCAACGGGGTACAGCCCACGTCCCGCACCACTATGTAAAAGTAGCTGGTCGCCGCTGGACCGCGGagaccctctctctctctcactcacacgcGCA
This genomic interval from Scleropages formosus chromosome 23, fSclFor1.1, whole genome shotgun sequence contains the following:
- the tmod4 gene encoding tropomodulin-4, whose translation is MSKKQDPRDIDEDAILRGLSAEELDQLEDELQEMDPENAILPAGMRQRDQTKKSPTGPFDRDALMEHLEKQALEHVDREDLVPFTGEKKGKVFVPKPGTGQIPIEEQITLEPELEEALKNASDAEMCDIAAILGMYTLMSNKQYYDALDVFGKIANTEGINSVVQPDKYKTYPDEPPNPTNVEETLRKIQKNESGLTDVNLNNIKDIPIPTLKEIFHAMKSNTKVKSLSIAATRSNDPVAMAIAEMLESNKTLESLNIESNFITGEGMMAIVKALAQNTTLKELKIDNQRQKFGDSLEMEIAAMLENNSSIVKIGYHFTQQGPRARAAMAITRNNDILRQKRRR
- the vps72b gene encoding vacuolar protein sorting-associated protein 72 homolog isoform X2 → MSLAVSREPRKTAGNLMSKLLDAEEDEFYQTTYGGFNEESGDDDYKGDQSDTEDEVDSDFDIDEGDEPDSDQDDDEPRRKRRVVTKAYREPINIVKPKPKPKKPSEVPRRAEKAKVAKRFSLETLDDIGENRKSVRQSTTEHTRMTYLRLQERQVAPRRRKGAHHERPLTQEELLAEAKITAELNLRSLENYERLVADKKKQVHKRQHFEGPTIRYHSVLMPLVSDSHLKEENVDVEGLDQDTPQVVPSVPSGCSDSGAAASQQAPGGLCSRTFVTFSDNETFESVFPRSRGPRLPMREVCPVTHKPALYRDPVTDIPYANTRAFRIIREAYKKYVAAHGLPSSTGGLAGDPASRGPRQKIVIKQNVSAS
- the vps72b gene encoding vacuolar protein sorting-associated protein 72 homolog isoform X1, translating into MESNQEATMSLAVSREPRKTAGNLMSKLLDAEEDEFYQTTYGGFNEESGDDDYKGDQSDTEDEVDSDFDIDEGDEPDSDQDDDEPRRKRRVVTKAYREPINIVKPKPKPKKPSEVPRRAEKAKVAKRFSLETLDDIGENRKSVRQSTTEHTRMTYLRLQERQVAPRRRKGAHHERPLTQEELLAEAKITAELNLRSLENYERLVADKKKQVHKRQHFEGPTIRYHSVLMPLVSDSHLKEENVDVEGLDQDTPQVVPSVPSGCSDSGAAASQQAPGGLCSRTFVTFSDNETFESVFPRSRGPRLPMREVCPVTHKPALYRDPVTDIPYANTRAFRIIREAYKKYVAAHGLPSSTGGLAGDPASRGPRQKIVIKQNVSAS